In Trifolium pratense cultivar HEN17-A07 linkage group LG7, ARS_RC_1.1, whole genome shotgun sequence, a genomic segment contains:
- the LOC123895644 gene encoding alpha-glucosidase 2-like, which translates to MLGASLFIELKYKEQAFDEKIEKIFNLAEKVDSEFISVGKAAVGNLLGGIRYFYGQSKIALSRTLNDICHCLFTNNVVQLVLGFWFWVSNKLSKLLEQCNLLQNGIDKKLFVYF; encoded by the exons ATGTTAGGAGCCTCATTGTTCATTGAACTGAAATATAAAGAACAAGCTTTTGATGAAAAGATtgagaaaattttcaatttggCTGAGAAG GTGGATTCAGAATTCATTTCTGTTGGTAAGGCTGCTGTTGGAAACTTATTGGGTGGCATCCGCTACTTCTATGGCCAATCAAAAATTGCTTTGTCAAGAACCCTTAAT GATATATGCCATTGTTTATTCACGAACAACGTTGTCCAGCTGGTTTTGGGTTTCTGGTTTTGGGTTTCAAACAAGTTAAGCAAGCTGTTGGAGCAGTGTAACTTGCTGCAGAATGGCATAGATAAGAAGCTGTTTGTATACTTCTGA